GCCAGCTGATGATGGCAACGTCCTGCGCATGGAAGCCGGCGGCGAAGCACAGCCGTATCGCTTCCTTCACCCGCGTGGTCAGCGGATGGGCCGCGTCGTAGCTGAGCAGCTCGACCTCGTCCGCCTCGAACGGCGACGCCGCCTCGATGTGCTCGGCGGCCGGCAGCAGCGCCTGCAGCATGCGCACCACCGGCCGCGGGCTGCGGAAATTGCTGTGCGCGCGCAGCGTGACCCAGCCCGGCAGTTCGATCGGCGGGCGCGCGTACAGGTTCTGCATCGGATCTTCCAGCCAGATGCGGCGCGCGTCGTCGTCGGCGTGGCGCCACAGCTGCTGCGCCCAGTCGGCGGAAAAGTCCTGCCCCTCGTCGACAATGATGGAATCGAAACGCAGGTCGTCCGGCACCTCAAGCTCGCCGGCACGCGCAATGAGCGCGTCGAAAGCGTCCGGCTTGGCGTAGTCCGGCCGCTCGCCGTGCGCGGCGAGCACGCGTTCGCACAGGTGGTGGAAGGTGCAGGCCATGCCGCCTTCCGGCGCGATGTGCGCGAGGTGGTCGGCGAGCGGGCGGTTGAAGCAGACGTAGAGCGGGCGACGGCCGGCGGCGATGGCCGCGCTGTACTCGGCCAGCGCGAGCTGGGTCTTGCCGGAACCGGCGGTACCGACCACGCGCAGCCGGTAGGGATCGAAGTCGAGCGCGCGCGCCCACTGCGACAGGCCGCCGGCGACGCGCGTGATGCGCTCGCGCGCGATGCCCAGCCGCGCGGCGACGTCCGGCTCCAGCTTGATCTCGTCACGCAGAAAGCGGTGCACCTCGGGCGCGTGCCCGCTGTGTTCGCCCGGCGGCAGGATGGCGCGGATGCGCGGTATCAGCTGGTCGCGCACCGCGGCGTCGACGATGCGCTCAGGCTCGATGCCGGCGGTATGCGCCTGGCGCACGAAGTAGTCCGGGCAGTACAGCAGGTATTCGATGCGCGGTGCCGGCCCGCCGAGCCGCGCGGCCAGCCGGGCCTGCAGCGCGGTGCGCGAGCGCGCGATGCCGACCGCGACGTTGCGGTCGCGACCGCGCCGGCGCGAACTGAGGCCGTGCGGCCCCTCTTCGAGGAAACCGCTGCGCTGTTCGATGGCCAGCAGTTCGCCGGCGGCATTCACCACGACGAAGTCGATGTCGCCGTAGATCGAGAAGCCGCCCTCGTCGAGCCGCGTCCAATGCACGCCGTGATAGACGGTATAGGCGGCCGGCAGGCCGCGCTCGAGCAGCGCCAGCGTCGCCAGTTCGCGCTCGGCCGCGCCGCCGGCCTCGCCCGCCGCGAGTTCTCGCCAGCCGTCGGGAATGACTTTCGCCACTGCAGGATCCTGGATCGGAAAGCCGCGAGCTTACACGGCCGGCGCGCCGTTCTTATCCACAACATCTGTGGACAAGATGCATCGCGTCGTCACGACAGCCGCGCCGGCTGAGGGTGTCAATAGGGTTGCCTCATTTTTGGGCAGGTGCGCCGAAGCCGGGGGATTCACCTCCGTCCGCGGCGCGTACCGATGACCGCGACATGGTTCGAGGCATGCCGCGGTGCGTCATCCACAGCATCTGTGGACAAACTTGTTAGCGAAAGATGTATAGACGCCGCAATCGCCCGGCGGGGGCCGGTGTCAACGGTGTTGCCTGTTTTTTGGGCAACGGTGACGAAATAGTTTTTCGCGCGCTGCGTGGATATCAGTCCGGGCCGCGCGCACCGAGCAGTTCGTCGTGGTTCTCGGCCACCATTTCCTCGTAGCCGGTGAGCGGGTCAATCTCGCGGCGGATTTCCCAACCGCTGGCGATGCCGAGCACCAGTTCCACCGTCGTGCGCACGATGCTGCCGGCAAGAAGATGACCGCCGGTCACCTGTCCGTGCGCGTCGGCCACCGACAGGTGCAGATGCACGCCGTGCGCGCTGATCGTGCCGGACAGCGTCAGCAGTTCGCTGTCGCCGTCGATCACCGTCGGCGTATCCCGCCCGGCCAGCCGCAGCATGGCCGGCGACAGGCTGCCGACGGCCGACAGCACGAATGCGGCGCCGAGGTCCTGCCGCTTAGCCCATTGTTCGAGGCTGCGCCGCAGGTCGTCGCCCGGGCGCAGGCGCTCGATGTGCACGGTCATCATTCCCGCTCTCCTCAGCCGAAGGGCCGCACGCCGATCAGCAGGCCGTGCAGCCAGAACGCGAACACGGCCCAGCCGGCGACGCCGGCCAGCACCACCTTCAGATCGCCGGCCGCCGAGCCCGGCGGCACCGGCAGATGCGCCTCGCGCCGACGCAGCAGCGTGAAGGACAGCACCGCCCACGCGAGGAAACTGCCGAACATGAGCAGGTCGGCCAGCGTGCCATTGGCCAGCAGGTGGGCGAACGCCCATATCTTCACCGACGCGGCCAGCGGCTGGCGCAGCCGGGCGGCGATGCGCGAGCCCGGCAGCAGCGAAGCCGCCAGCAGCACGAATGAAGGCAGCATCAGCAGCGCGGCGGCGTGACGCGACCACACCGGCGGTATCCACAGCCACAGCGGCTCCGCCCGCGCCTCGCCGTAGCCCCAGATCAGCAGCACCAGGCCGACGAGCGACGCGCCCGAATGCAGCAGGCGCCAGCGCATCGCGCCGTGCCGCGCAATCACCTGCTCGCGCAGGCCGGGTGAAACCAGCCTCAATGAATGCACACCGATCACCAGCACCAGTCCTGCAATCAACCAGATCATGTCCGCCCTCCTCGACCAGACGCGAGGGTAACCGAAGCGCCTGCCGGATTTGTCCTACACGCACCCACCGCGACGGATGACAGGCGCACACGCACCTGCTGCCCATACTGGGCTCGTGTGATGCAGACGGAGATTCCCATCGTGACTGGACGCATGCTGATGTCGGCACTGGC
The window above is part of the Methyloversatilis discipulorum genome. Proteins encoded here:
- a CDS encoding ATP-dependent helicase; this translates as MAKVIPDGWRELAAGEAGGAAERELATLALLERGLPAAYTVYHGVHWTRLDEGGFSIYGDIDFVVVNAAGELLAIEQRSGFLEEGPHGLSSRRRGRDRNVAVGIARSRTALQARLAARLGGPAPRIEYLLYCPDYFVRQAHTAGIEPERIVDAAVRDQLIPRIRAILPPGEHSGHAPEVHRFLRDEIKLEPDVAARLGIARERITRVAGGLSQWARALDFDPYRLRVVGTAGSGKTQLALAEYSAAIAAGRRPLYVCFNRPLADHLAHIAPEGGMACTFHHLCERVLAAHGERPDYAKPDAFDALIARAGELEVPDDLRFDSIIVDEGQDFSADWAQQLWRHADDDARRIWLEDPMQNLYARPPIELPGWVTLRAHSNFRSPRPVVRMLQALLPAAEHIEAASPFEADEVELLSYDAAHPLTTRVKEAIRLCFAAGFHAQDVAIISWRGREQSELLRHDRLGANALRSFTGQYDLLGQPEYSGGEVLIESVYRFKGQSAPAVILAEIDFETLDERTLRKLFVGATRAMMKLVLVASERAAAQLRDKLAAHP
- a CDS encoding NnrU family protein, coding for MIWLIAGLVLVIGVHSLRLVSPGLREQVIARHGAMRWRLLHSGASLVGLVLLIWGYGEARAEPLWLWIPPVWSRHAAALLMLPSFVLLAASLLPGSRIAARLRQPLAASVKIWAFAHLLANGTLADLLMFGSFLAWAVLSFTLLRRREAHLPVPPGSAAGDLKVVLAGVAGWAVFAFWLHGLLIGVRPFG
- a CDS encoding PPC domain-containing DNA-binding protein — translated: MMTVHIERLRPGDDLRRSLEQWAKRQDLGAAFVLSAVGSLSPAMLRLAGRDTPTVIDGDSELLTLSGTISAHGVHLHLSVADAHGQVTGGHLLAGSIVRTTVELVLGIASGWEIRREIDPLTGYEEMVAENHDELLGARGPD